In one Thermincola ferriacetica genomic region, the following are encoded:
- a CDS encoding complex I 24 kDa subunit family protein, with translation MGENCEGQCRQTQFAELDKVIEEYRGTPGALIPVLHKAQEIFGYLPEEVQYRISQGLGLPLADVYGVVTFYSRFTLVPKGKHDIGVCLGTACYVKGAGELVGWLDKELGLKPGGITRDGLFSLETTRCVGACGMAPVVTIGEEVKGRLTVEQFSEIIREYQQK, from the coding sequence ATGGGGGAAAATTGTGAAGGCCAATGCCGACAAACGCAGTTTGCGGAACTTGATAAAGTTATAGAAGAGTATAGGGGAACGCCCGGGGCCCTGATTCCTGTTTTACACAAGGCCCAGGAAATATTCGGCTATCTGCCGGAGGAGGTTCAATACCGTATTTCACAAGGTTTGGGCCTGCCGCTTGCCGATGTTTACGGGGTTGTGACTTTTTACAGTCGTTTTACATTAGTTCCGAAAGGCAAGCATGATATTGGTGTCTGTCTGGGTACAGCCTGTTATGTTAAAGGAGCAGGGGAGCTGGTGGGCTGGCTTGATAAAGAGCTTGGCTTGAAACCGGGTGGAATAACCAGAGATGGCCTGTTCAGCCTGGAAACGACCAGGTGTGTTGGCGCTTGCGGTATGGCCCCCGTGGTTACTATAGGTGAGGAAGTGAAGGGGCGGCTTACCGTTGAACAATTTAGTGAAATTATCAGGGAATATCAGCAAAAATAG
- a CDS encoding Maf family protein has product MKEIILASASPRRRELLDAVGLPYQVQVSAIDEKIPAAMTPADTAMNLALQKAQNVAGKFASGIVIGADTIVVLNGHVLGKPKDKTDAVNMLQALRGTTHQVITGLAVIDAEDGKTVQAFEETEVCFKNISDDDINAYVATGEPMDKAGAYGIQGLGGLFVAGIRGCYFNVVGLPIPLLAEILKGFGVDILRFRKDNNREGV; this is encoded by the coding sequence ATGAAAGAAATTATTTTGGCTTCTGCTTCGCCGAGGCGCAGAGAGTTATTGGATGCCGTCGGTCTTCCTTATCAAGTACAGGTCAGTGCAATTGATGAAAAAATACCTGCTGCCATGACTCCCGCTGACACGGCCATGAATTTGGCCTTGCAAAAGGCTCAAAATGTGGCCGGTAAGTTTGCTTCCGGAATTGTAATCGGCGCTGATACTATTGTTGTTTTAAACGGCCATGTTTTAGGCAAACCGAAAGATAAAACCGATGCTGTCAACATGCTGCAAGCACTGCGAGGTACAACACATCAGGTAATAACAGGGTTAGCTGTGATTGACGCCGAAGACGGCAAGACGGTGCAAGCCTTTGAGGAAACGGAAGTTTGCTTTAAAAACATATCAGATGATGATATCAATGCTTATGTTGCCACAGGAGAACCGATGGACAAAGCCGGCGCGTACGGTATTCAGGGGTTAGGAGGATTATTTGTGGCAGGTATCAGAGGTTGTTATTTTAATGTGGTAGGTCTGCCTATTCCATTATTGGCAGAAATACTCAAAGGATTTGGCGTTGATATTCTTCGTTTCAGGAAAGATAATAATAGAGAGGGCGTTTAA
- a CDS encoding (2Fe-2S) ferredoxin domain-containing protein, with protein sequence MNLQQLEQLKQTALAEKQLAPDSAQPRITVGMGTCGIKAGARHVFQAFGEELKQVGCDAVLVPVGCKGACSYEPLVEVKLPGLPTVLYGNVDPEKVKHIVRQHLMKKQPVHEWVLPA encoded by the coding sequence GTGAATTTACAACAATTGGAACAATTAAAGCAAACCGCTCTGGCCGAGAAACAACTCGCCCCGGATTCAGCACAACCCCGCATCACTGTGGGCATGGGCACTTGTGGCATAAAAGCGGGCGCTCGCCATGTGTTCCAGGCGTTCGGGGAGGAACTGAAGCAGGTGGGTTGTGATGCCGTATTGGTGCCTGTTGGCTGCAAAGGGGCATGTTCTTATGAGCCCCTGGTAGAGGTGAAACTGCCTGGCCTGCCAACGGTATTATATGGAAATGTGGACCCCGAAAAAGTAAAACATATAGTTCGCCAGCACTTGATGAAAAAACAGCCCGTTCATGAATGGGTACTACCTGCCTAA
- a CDS encoding SPOR domain-containing protein, with amino-acid sequence MRPNRKRLVAAMVIFFTVSALAIFFSAILGKAYLGILKSGGEKRTSQPPGAKAVVAEKQAGSVALTPVPVFYLQGGVYSDLESARQAAGDFLSLGLDPFITEKAPYRLYIGFFGTREEAYKFKDYLKEKEVGAFVQANMLNATELSFPEEKAELVYKWAPFLEKCSLFIKSLGNSCSFGSFERADRQAIERALVPIMGELDFLIAELDKKMPESGEFGVAVNGLADSARLLKADMVKLQSQWNQDNYNQVAKGLIQFVQAYINCWDQLAVPDTT; translated from the coding sequence ATGAGACCAAACAGGAAAAGGCTTGTGGCTGCGATGGTAATATTTTTTACTGTTTCCGCCCTGGCCATCTTTTTTAGCGCTATATTGGGAAAAGCTTACCTTGGCATATTGAAATCCGGGGGTGAGAAAAGAACCTCCCAACCTCCCGGTGCAAAGGCTGTGGTAGCTGAAAAACAGGCAGGAAGTGTGGCGTTAACGCCTGTACCTGTTTTTTATCTACAGGGAGGGGTCTATTCTGACCTGGAAAGCGCTCGGCAGGCAGCCGGGGATTTTTTAAGTTTGGGCCTGGACCCGTTTATAACTGAAAAAGCTCCTTATCGCCTGTACATAGGTTTTTTCGGTACCAGGGAAGAGGCATACAAATTCAAAGATTATTTAAAAGAAAAAGAAGTAGGCGCCTTTGTTCAGGCTAATATGTTGAACGCCACGGAATTATCGTTTCCGGAAGAAAAAGCGGAGCTGGTCTATAAATGGGCTCCTTTTCTGGAGAAATGTTCCCTGTTCATAAAATCATTGGGAAATAGTTGCAGTTTCGGGTCCTTTGAACGGGCCGACCGCCAGGCGATTGAAAGGGCTTTGGTCCCAATAATGGGAGAATTGGATTTTTTAATAGCGGAACTGGACAAAAAAATGCCCGAGTCGGGCGAATTTGGCGTGGCTGTGAATGGTTTAGCCGATTCGGCCAGGTTATTAAAAGCCGATATGGTTAAACTGCAGTCGCAATGGAATCAGGACAATTATAACCAGGTGGCGAAGGGGCTAATCCAGTTCGTTCAGGCTTATATTAATTGCTGGGACCAATTGGCAGTGCCTGATACAACTTAA
- the nuoF gene encoding NADH-quinone oxidoreductase subunit NuoF, whose translation MTKSSHILICHGTACVSSESREVYKALEKAIDEAGLADQVRIVHTGCFGFCARGPIILIHPGGVMYCEVSVGDVKEIIEEHIKKGNIVERLLYRDPETKEKKTGFDAINFFRNQTRVVLRNCGQINPDDIHEYIAKDGYKALGKALKEMTPNQVIAEIKKSGLRGRGGGGFPTGLKWELTAKSSGDTKYVICNADEGDPGAFMDRSILEGDPHSVLEAMAIAGYAIGARQGFVYVRAEYAIAVERVSHAIEQARELGLLGKNLFETDFAFDIEVRLGAGAFVCGEETALITSIEGNRGEPRPRPPFPAQKGLWGNPTLINNVETLANIPAIILNGAEWFTQFGTERSRGTKVFALAGKINNTGLIEVPMGATLRHVIYDIGGGIPDGKNLKAVQTGGPSGGCIPAHLLDTPIEYDTLLELGSMMGSGGMIVLDESDCMVDIAKFYLEFTRDESCGKCTPCRIGTKRLLEILERITEGRGKEDDIPLLQELAEGIKETSLCGLGQSAPNPVLSTLRYFKDEYMAHVRDKVCPAGVCKKLSRIRIIPEECKKCGLCARECPVGAIKGKPRETHEIDPEKCTKCEACLKKCPFGAIRK comes from the coding sequence ATGACTAAGAGTTCTCATATCCTGATCTGTCACGGGACAGCCTGTGTTTCTTCGGAGAGCAGGGAGGTATACAAGGCTTTAGAAAAAGCAATAGATGAAGCGGGGCTGGCTGACCAGGTCCGGATTGTGCATACGGGGTGCTTTGGCTTTTGTGCCCGTGGGCCTATTATCTTGATTCACCCGGGGGGCGTTATGTATTGCGAAGTATCCGTGGGTGACGTAAAAGAAATAATTGAGGAACACATAAAAAAGGGAAACATTGTTGAGCGCCTGCTGTACCGGGATCCGGAAACTAAAGAGAAAAAGACCGGTTTTGATGCCATCAACTTCTTCAGGAACCAGACCAGAGTAGTGTTACGCAACTGTGGCCAGATTAATCCCGACGATATCCACGAATACATAGCCAAAGACGGCTATAAGGCCTTGGGGAAGGCTTTAAAGGAAATGACGCCGAATCAGGTTATCGCCGAAATAAAAAAATCCGGCTTGCGAGGCCGCGGCGGAGGAGGGTTCCCGACAGGTCTTAAGTGGGAACTGACTGCCAAATCCTCCGGAGACACCAAATACGTCATATGTAATGCCGACGAAGGAGACCCGGGGGCATTCATGGACCGGAGTATTTTAGAAGGTGATCCCCATTCCGTCCTGGAAGCAATGGCTATTGCCGGTTATGCTATTGGGGCCCGCCAGGGCTTTGTTTATGTAAGAGCCGAATATGCCATTGCTGTTGAGCGGGTTTCCCATGCCATTGAGCAGGCCAGGGAACTGGGGCTGTTGGGGAAAAACCTTTTTGAGACGGATTTTGCCTTTGATATAGAGGTGCGCCTGGGGGCGGGCGCATTTGTATGTGGAGAAGAAACAGCCTTAATAACCTCCATAGAAGGCAACCGGGGGGAACCCCGCCCCAGGCCGCCCTTCCCGGCCCAAAAAGGCCTTTGGGGGAACCCTACACTTATCAACAACGTGGAGACCCTGGCCAATATTCCCGCCATTATTTTAAACGGGGCCGAGTGGTTTACGCAATTTGGCACCGAGCGAAGTAGGGGAACCAAGGTGTTTGCCTTAGCCGGTAAGATTAATAACACCGGTTTAATAGAAGTTCCCATGGGGGCAACCCTGCGCCATGTCATTTATGACATCGGCGGTGGTATTCCCGACGGGAAAAACCTTAAGGCTGTCCAGACAGGAGGGCCTTCAGGCGGCTGCATTCCGGCCCATTTGCTGGATACGCCCATCGAATATGATACTTTGCTGGAACTCGGTTCCATGATGGGATCCGGGGGCATGATCGTTCTTGACGAAAGCGATTGCATGGTAGATATAGCCAAGTTTTACCTGGAGTTTACCCGTGATGAATCCTGCGGCAAATGTACGCCGTGCCGGATCGGTACAAAGAGGTTACTGGAAATCCTGGAACGCATTACAGAAGGTAGGGGGAAAGAAGATGATATTCCCCTGCTGCAGGAACTGGCTGAGGGCATCAAAGAAACGTCCCTGTGCGGATTAGGCCAGTCAGCCCCAAACCCGGTTCTCAGCACGTTACGTTATTTTAAAGACGAATATATGGCTCATGTCCGGGACAAGGTGTGCCCGGCAGGAGTTTGCAAAAAACTTTCGCGCATCAGGATAATTCCTGAAGAATGCAAAAAGTGCGGTTTATGTGCCAGGGAATGCCCCGTTGGGGCCATTAAAGGCAAGCCGCGGGAGACCCATGAGATTGACCCGGAAAAATGCACCAAGTGCGAAGCTTGTCTTAAAAAATGCCCCTTTGGGGCAATAAGGAAGTAG
- a CDS encoding DUF4321 domain-containing protein yields the protein MKGLKSYHGPWALALLFVIGGLLGSIAGELLGDRFPQIMKSISVGINPPTTINLSVMSVTLGFTLKINIATVLGFFLAYIIYRKL from the coding sequence ATGAAGGGCTTGAAAAGTTATCATGGTCCCTGGGCGCTGGCGCTGTTATTTGTCATCGGCGGACTTTTGGGAAGCATAGCCGGTGAATTACTGGGTGACCGGTTCCCGCAGATTATGAAATCAATTTCTGTGGGAATTAACCCGCCCACGACTATAAACCTTAGTGTTATGTCCGTTACTCTGGGTTTTACCCTCAAAATAAATATAGCCACTGTGCTTGGTTTTTTCTTGGCGTATATTATATACCGTAAATTATAG
- a CDS encoding redox-sensing transcriptional repressor Rex — protein sequence MKALKIPEATITRLSVYSRFLEAIDKKGIVTISSGEIAEGTGVSPAQVRKDLAYFGEFGTRGVGYNVKDLLKHTLKILGLTNRWSVVVVGAGNLGSALVSYRGFRQRGFDIVGVFDNDLTKIGKKLLDLEVLGTEEIPRVVKEHNVKMGVITAPASAAQDVANILVKSGVKAILNFAPTVLNVPDHVHVRNIDLSTKLEILTFHLGMENDGY from the coding sequence ATGAAGGCACTGAAAATACCGGAGGCTACTATCACCAGATTATCAGTTTATTCGAGATTTTTAGAGGCCATAGATAAAAAGGGTATTGTTACCATATCTTCCGGCGAAATAGCAGAAGGCACCGGCGTTAGTCCGGCACAAGTCAGAAAAGACCTGGCCTATTTTGGTGAATTTGGAACGCGTGGGGTGGGCTATAACGTTAAAGACCTTTTGAAACATACCCTCAAGATCCTCGGACTTACCAACAGATGGTCCGTTGTTGTCGTGGGCGCCGGTAATTTGGGTTCAGCCCTGGTTTCATATCGCGGGTTCAGACAACGGGGGTTTGATATTGTTGGCGTTTTCGATAATGATCTTACGAAAATAGGTAAAAAACTTCTTGACCTTGAGGTATTGGGGACGGAAGAGATTCCCAGGGTAGTTAAGGAACATAATGTGAAAATGGGTGTTATCACAGCTCCTGCTTCCGCAGCACAGGATGTAGCGAATATTTTGGTGAAAAGCGGGGTCAAGGCCATTCTTAACTTTGCGCCGACCGTGTTGAACGTGCCTGACCATGTACATGTAAGAAACATTGATTTATCAACTAAATTAGAGATTTTAACCTTCCATTTAGGTATGGAGAATGATGGATACTAA